From Pleurocapsa sp. PCC 7319:
CGCTTGATGTGAAATAAGTAGATCCACTTTATTAAACATGGAATGGTTAAGATCGGGGTTAGGTGATAGGGGTTAGGGATTAGGGAGAATCATCTTCAATTTTTTTACCAAAAAGCTCTAAGCTCTAAGCCAATAGCTCTAAGCTCTAAAGTTTACGCTTTGTAAACGGCTAACAGTGAGACAGTTCGTTGGCGGTGAAGCAGGGCGTTGGCGGGGTTCCCCCGCTTGAAGCCACTGCTGAACCCTTTAGGGGGTACGATGCGGCCATACGCCTGGCCTTTGTCCCGCTTAAAGAAACTGTCGAACCCGAAGGGCTTATAGCTATTGGGTTTAATGCCCCCAGCAAACAAAGTTTGGTGGTCTTCAATTAGGAGGGGTTAAAGCCCCTTCTAATTGGCTTATAGCTTATAGCTTATAGCTTATAGCTTATAGCTTATAGCTTATAGCTTATAGCTGCGGCTTTGCCGCTTTACTGTTCTATTAGACGTTTTATTAGGTGGAGCTACTTAGCTAGATAAAATTAGTTAGAAAGGGCGAAACACTTTTAAGCTTTTAATAACCAAAAAGCTGTGTAGGTCATTCCAGAATCATCTGGTTGAATTAACAAAAAATGTAATCCCTTGGCTACTTGTTTTTTCTGTTCATAATCTTGAGCTACTCTAGTAGCTTGTTCTGATTCAAAGGTATTAAATACCCAACGATCTACTAAGCCAGTTTCTAAAATAAAGCCTCCAGATTTTCCGACTTCAGTAGGAATATAGTTAATATATGCCGGGTTCTCTTGCTCAATCCAACGAGCAATCTGCATTGTTTTACGACCACCATAAACTACTATGCCCGGAATCATAATATTATGAGCGATACCTAAATTAAGGGGCAAAAATGATTCAGGTAAATGACAAATAGGAATCGGGCGATCGCGAAACAAATCAACAATTTGTCCCGCAGCTATATTGGCAATTTGCCATTGATCTCCCCAAATATTCTCAGGTAAAGCCTGTGGTGGTGGCTGATCTAAGGCGAGGGGATTATGGTTAGGAAACTGTTGGTTATATTTCTCAGTTAATACTTGTTTTAAAACTTCGGTATTTCTGGTAGCTTCAACTTCAATACCTAACTTTTCGGCGACAACAGTTAATAAGCCCAGTGATTGAGGACGAAAAATTTGAATTTTGTCGGGTAATTGTCCTTTTGCTACTGACAATATTTGTTGTTCTAACCATTGGGGATTGGCATTTGCTGAAGAACATTGTGCTGTATAAACTAGTTTTTCTGGGTGATTGTCTGATGCCAAGGTAGGAGACTCACAAATAATCAATTCCCATTGTCTCTGTTGGTCTTCTGATTGAGAGGGAAGATGATAAAAATCAGCTTGCCATATATGCATAAAAGAGGCTGTAAAGTCAGTAATGGACAGTGTCTTTTATTTTAAAGGAATTACTGATTATCTCGTAGCAACGCCATCTAGACCATCTGAAAGATGGATTCTGCCACAGCAAGATATAGTTTTGGATTATCAATAGATGCCAATTGCTCGAATATTTCTGCTGTTAAGTTAGGGTTTTGCAACACCAAACTAGCGATCGCAGGGTTTTTAGCCAATCTGACAAGGATTTTCTCAGAACTATTGGATGAAGTGCTGCTAACTGCTGTATCTTCGGATGAGAATCGAATCTTGAGCTAGCGTATCTAGTACATCACTATCGAGCGAATGAGAAAGCCTTTGCGAGCTATTTGGCGGTCTTTTGCCATTTCTTTGATTAATTCCATTGGCAAATCGTGGCGCAAAGCTACTGCTTATTTTACACCTGGTTCGGCATCAAAAGCTAATTGCTTTAGAATATTTAGATCTGTATATAGGATTATTGGCGATCGCCAACCTGATTTTTTTTCCTTATTTCTCTGTTTCGAGGAGCGTAAAAGCCTTTAAGTTCTTTGGTTTCGTTATAGGCATCGGGATGTGCTTCGGCAAAAGTTCCGCATTATTAAATGCGTGGGTAGCTTTTGGTTACCGTTTATGTTACGTTTACCAAAGCGTATTTTTATATATATAATAATAGCTTTAGTTCTAATCTGGCTATAAAACGACAATTATTAAACTATAATATAGCAATCTGGTTACCAAAAACAAGAAAATGGCTACAGGCATTACAAAACATGAGCAGCTTTCAGAAGATGCGATCTCAGCATCAGATTTTTATGAGGAGCCAATTCCACTTCCGAAAAAAAACGAAATAGCTACACTAACCTATTCAGGAAAATCTTCTTTAGATGAGATTTTTTGTGATGTTCCACGTAAATTTTTAAGAATTGAATCGTCCTTAAATACAAAGCTTGAGACTATTCCCACAAATTCGTTTGTTTTAGATGATAATATTTTTGTTCTTAATGAGCTAATAAGACTTAATAAAAAAACTACGCTTTTCTATCTCGATCCTCCATATGGAACTGGTCATGATTTCCAATGTAGAAAGTTAAAGCACGCATACAAAGATAATATGGGGCAAGCTGAATATCTTGAATTCATGCGACGACGTTTAATTCTTATGCGCGAATGTTTGAAAGACAATGGCTCAATATATGTCCACATTGGTCATCAAATGCTAGCTCATTTAAAAGTCGTGATGGATGAAATATTTGGAGGTAATAATTTCCGTAATCTAATCACAAGAAGAAAGTGTAGTAGTAAAAACTTTACTCGTAATCAGTATGCAAATCTCAATGACTATATTCTTTTCTATACAAAAACGAGTTCCTATGTGTGGAATCAGCCAGGAGTAGTGCCAGAAAAAGAATGGATTGAAAAAGAATATCCAAAAAAAGATGAATTTGGAAGAAGGTTTAAGCTTGTGCCAGTACATGCACCAGGAACTCGCAATGGTGAAACTGGTAAAGCATGGCGTGGAAAGCTGCCCCCCCCAGGAAAACATTGGCAATATACACCATCTAAACTAGATGAATTAGATCGAGAAGGAGATATTCATTGGTCTCGTAATGGAAATCCTCGACGTAAAGTGTACTGGAATTCTGACAAAAAAAGACCCCTAACTGACTATTGGGAGCAATACCGTGATGCACATCATCAGAGTATTAAAATTACAGGTTATCCAACAGAAAAAAATTTTGAAATGCTCAAAATGATAGTTAGTGCTAGTTCCGATCCAGGAGATTTAGTTATCGATCCTTTCTGTGGTTCAGGTACAACAATACACGCAGCTAGGGAACTTGGACGAAAGTATATTGGAATTGATGCTTCATTTAGTGCTGCAAAAGCCACCTTACATCGTATGAGGTATGGTCTTAAACCTATGGGAGACTATGTAAATAAAAAGAAAAAATCTAAGGCTACGCAGTTACCTCTTGAGTATTCTAATCACAATAATGAAGAATGTCTTTTTATAGTTGATAGTAAACTTTGGGAAGAATATCAAAATGAAATTGAAAAAATTACGTTCTCGCCATGACAATTATACAAGGAATGAAAAAACGAAGTGAAAGAGGTAATTATCACTTGGAACGTTTTATATTTAATTCCGCCTAGCTACTTATAGGACTCTAGCCATTGGGATGTTATACGCTTCTCTGCAAGCTTGAGAGTAACTACACGGACACGTCCATTCCATTGTCCGTCTAAATCACAAGCTTCTTTCCAGGTATCGGAATGCATGAGACCTGGACCATCTGAAAGAAAGACAAGTTTCAGTTGTGTCGAAGTAAAGCCGTCAAATTGTTTAGCTTTTTCAACCTTGTTTGCATTACCTCCAGTTCGATCATCTGACTGAGCACCTCCACGAGTAGAATCATATCGAGCAAATCCGACTGCTAAAATTTCTTCATCCGTAATGCGCTTAATAACAAAGTCGCAAGGATATGATTGTTTAAAATCTGGATAAAGCTCAGAAAGTTCGATATCGCGCCCTGCCCCTCGTGGTCCTTCGATGCTATAGCGATCACGAAAATGCTCCTCAAACCAGTCGAAGAAAGATTCAGTAAGTTGATATCCTAGTTGTCCCCTTGTGTCGTATTCTCCTACTAAAGCAGCTAAAGCATACTTATATTCCATTGGTAAGTCAGAGAATTGATTTTTTAGTTTCGCGATCGGTTTAAAAGTATTTCCATAGGTCTCAATTAGCGTCTCGGTCTTAATCTTCTTTATTTTCTTCGTTGTCTCAGTATCTAACACTGGAGAAACACAGCGTCGATACATCTTCAAAAGAGCCATTCTCTCTTGAGCTGGACGCTTTGAAGAGCGAATACGCTCAAGAACTTCTGCGCTTGATTGAGAATCCTTTATTAGAGTACAAAAAATATCTATAGCATTACCATATTTGTCTGTTAACACTTGAAGAACTTCTGGAAATCGAATTGTACTGTCTATAGGTGTTATTACTTTACTAATATCTGTAATTTGGCTAAGAAATTTATGTTCGCTCATTTAAGCTACGCTTACGCTTTTTATCTTACTTGAGGTTAATCTATACAGGTCGCAGCGTAAGCTAAACATAGGAAAATGACAAGCGAATAAAACAATCTGACATATTAGGGAATGAAGTCTAAATCTTTCCCAAAACTCAGCGATCGCTCTCCCGTCTGAAATATTTGAAAGCTATCCCTCTTTTGTCACTTTCCGAGATTTCCTATTAATAAAAAATTCTCAAAAGCAACGATATCAATTCGTTGAGCCGTTTGTAATTACATTTTCGTCATTTGGTCGCCCGAACAAATTTGTACTAAGAAATAACTAAGCGATCGTTGAACAGACAAGGGTTACAGAATTTAGAAATGACAAAAGTTTTCGGAGAGTGACAAAAGAGGGGTGAACAATTTTGACAGTCAAAATAAGATAAAATGCTTTTACTAAGTAAGTTGAGCATTACTCTATATAGCGATTGCGCTCCGCGCACCAGCAAAGCTGATCGCCGGCGATGAAAGAAACTACTCCCACAGCTATGCCTCCCTGTTTCGATAGATGGTGCAAAAAGTTTGATGATTTACTAAGAACAAAGGCACAAAAAAGAGAGTGCGGAATGCACCGTGCTGCGTCAACTCGGATTTAATCCAGAGAATAATAGTGATAATGATACGTAGTATGTAGGAATATTGCGTACCACCTTTAATTTTTAGTTAACTTTATTCTCCCTTGTTTGGTTTTTCTTTTACTCCCAAATTAATTTATTATTTTCGCTCAATTTGAGATGTGTTTGCCCTGCCCTGAAGCTATGCCTTAGGGCTTATCGCGCTTGACGGGGCTGATTACTGCGATCGCTTTAACTAGTTGGTAATTTATTTTGCCTCGATCATTGCGTGGTAGACTGTTTACCTTAATCCATTTTTTGGGTTGCTTATATTTAGCTAATTGCAACTGTATTTTTTGCTTGATTAGATCTAAATCATGCTCTGAGTTCAGTGGAACATAGATAGCTGTAACTACCTGTCCCCATTGTCGATCGGGTAAACCAATTACACAAACATCTCTAATTAGTTGGGTTGACCAAATAGCAGCTTCGACTTCTGTGGGAAAAACATTTTCGCCTCCTGTAATAATTTTCTGGCTATCTCTACCTACCAGATATAAATAGCCATTTTCGTCTAAATAACCCAAATCATCAGTCACCAAAGATTGAGATTGATTTAATAGCCGGGGATAATATCCCAGGCAAAGAGAGGTCGAACTAATTCTAATTAAACCTGTCTTGTTATCTGGAAAGGAGTTGGTTCCAGACTGAATTTCAACTCGGGCGTGAGGTAAAATTTGACCACTACTGTTATTACCTGCTAAAAATTCGTTGGGTTTAAGTGTCACTACCCCAGAAGCAGTTTCCGTCATTCCATAAGTCGGCGCGAGAGGAATTTGAGATCTTCTAGCGAGTTCTAATAGCGATCGCGATGCTGGCGCGCCACCCAGCAAAACTGTTTTAAATTGCTTTAGCCATTCAGGGATAGTTTTCAGTAGAAATTGCAGTTGAGTAGGAACTAAAGAAATAAAATATTCTTGTTTATGTAAAGTAATTGGTTCAGTTTTAATCACTTTATAGGGGCAGATAATTAAATTGCCTTGAGTTGAAAATGAACGCATAAACTGCATTAAACCACTGACATGATAGAGAGGTAAGATGCAGCAAGAATTAATTGTGTGACAACCAAAATAATTCTGAAACCCAGTTACAGAGGCAGTTAAAGTTGACCAAGTATGCATGGTAAATCGAATTTTACCTGAAGTTCCTCCAGTGGGAATCATAATACAAGATTGCTCGGGTAAATCATATTTTTGGCTGGCTAAACTATTAACTGATGCTTTTGTTTTGATAATTAAATCTTTGGTTACTCGATCAGCAAATACTAAATCAGGTGAGACTAAACTTAATACTTGTTGCCATTCCTGCTGTTGCCAATGGCGATCGCAGAGAAATAAATCTATATCCGCTATTACTGCTGCTAAAAAAGTCGCTAAAAATTTAATTGGATGTGATTCAACAATTACAACTTTTAACTTTCTTTGATGCTTAGTCGTTAATGATTGTATCTGCTTTAATCTAGTTTGAGTTAGCTTATATAACTCTTGACTACTATTATTTTGAATCAGTAGATTGCTCTTATCTACTTGTTCGTCATAGTTTTCTAACCAGTTTCTTTGAGTAGATTTTTTTAATTGCGTTAATAAATCAGGTTTCATTCCCTATATCCGAAGTTAAGAGCTATGAATATCTATGGGGATATCTATATTTTTCTCAATCAATAGTATTAATATGCTTGATTTAACTACGAACAAATAACCATTAAATCCATATAAACACTGACAAATAAGAACTTCCAGATGCAAATATTTCTGTAAAAAAACTAATGGCAAACTTTAAACTCTAGCTCAAAATTGAGTTGTACTTTTAACTTATTTATACGATGTTTGAGCGAGCCGCTATTTTTTCAGCCATCTTTGTTTTTATTTGCTTTGGTATTATCGGACTAAAGTATTTTGATGCTGTTAAATCGAAGAACCAAGTAAGTACTTTATCAATATTTAGATATTACTAGCCCAATAAAACAACTACTAATTTTTATTAACTAGCAACTAGCTTTAATATTCTATTGTGTATGCTTCAGAACCTTCTAAAAGGTCACTACACTCCTAATAGACTCGCCTTTATGCATTAAATCAAAAGCATCATTAATTTGCTCTAAGGGCATTGTATGGGTAACTAAATCATCAATATTAATTTTTCCTTCCATATACCAATCAACAATTTTAGGTACATCTGTACGACCTCTGGCACCACCAAAAGCACTCCCTTGCCAGACTCTTCCTGTAACTAGTTGAAATGGACGAGTACTAATTTCTTCTCCTGCGCCAGCGACCCCGATTACTGTACTTACACCCCAACCTTTGTGACAACATTCTAGAGCTTGTCGCATCACCTGCACATTTCCAATACATTCAAAGCTATAGTCAGCACCACCATCAGTTAATTCCACTAAATAGGCAACTAAATCTCCATCAATCTCTTTTGGGTTGACGAAATCCGTCATCCCATAATGCTCTGCTAGTTGACGTTTATCGGGGTTAATATCTACACCGACAATTTTACTAGCACCAACCATTTTTGCTCCTTGGATCACGTTCAAGCCGATACCACCCAAACCAAATACGACTACATTGGCTCCTGGCTCAACCTTAGCTGTATTAATTACCGCACCTAAGCCGGTAGTTACCCCGCATCCAATCAAACATACTTTATCTAAAGGAGCATCATCACGAATCTTGGCTACAGCAATTTCTGGTAATACCGTATAGTTGGCGAAAGTGGATGTTCCCATATAGTGATAAAGCTGCTCTCCATTGAGGGAGAAACGACTTGTACCATTGGGCATCAGTCCTTTTCCTTGGGTAGCTCGAATTGCCTGACAGAGATTAGTTTTTTGGCTTAAACAGTACTTACATTGCCTACATTCAGGGGTATAGAGAGGAATAACTTTATCTCCTGGTTTAACACTAGTAACTCCTTCTCCTACCTCGGTAACAATTCCTGCTCCCTCGTGTCCTAGAATAGTAGGAAATAAACCCTCGGGGTCCGCACCTGAAAGAGTGTAAGCATCAGTATGGCAAACTCCTGTAGCTTTGATTTCTACTAAAACTTCCCCTTTGTTCGGTGCTTCTAATTGCACTGTTTCGATACTAAGAGGTTTACCTGAGCCAAAAGCTACTGCTGCTTTAACATCCATGCCCATTTGCTACTCAACTTGTTAACTATAGTTAAGGAAATTTTAGCTTATTAGAGATCGAGTCAGTATTGCGAGTTTTTCCTAAACTTTGCAGCGTGTAAATAAATAGTAAGTAATAATTTATTTTAGTTGCCGAATTTCCGGCAAAATCGTTGAAATTATCTAATTACAATAAACTGATGTCAACTTTTTCCCAGTCACCTAAGAATAACGCCAATAATCTTGAAGCAAGATTACAAATTGATTATTTATTAGATAATAAAACGATAGAAATAGAGGATAGGCAAGAAGTAATTAACGGTTTACAGCGAATACCAAAAACACTTCCTGCACGTTATTTTTATGATAGTAAAGGTTCCCAGCTATTTGAGCAAATTTGTCAGTTGCCAGAATATTATCCTACTCGTACTGAGGCTGGTATTTTAGAACAATATGCTGTCGAAATTGTAAATCAGACTAAGGCAGAAGAACTGATTGAATTGGGCAGTGGAAGTTCAAGTAAAACCCGCATTTTGTTAGATGCCTACCAACGTTTAAATAGGATTTTATATTATACTCCTGTTGATGTTAGTGACAGTATTTTAAAAGCAAGTGCTTACAATTTACTAGCTGATTATGAAAATTTAAAAATAGATGGAAAAGTTGCTACTTATAGTCAAGCACTGCAACAGTTGCAGAATTCGTTTCTTGGCACAAGAATGATTATTTTTTTAGGTAGTAGTATTGGTAATTTTGATAACTCAGAATGCGATCGCCTGATTGAGCAAGTTACCGCAGCTTTAAATCCTGGAGATTATTTTCTACTAGGTATTGATCTCCAAAAACCTTTGGAAATACTAAATGCAGCTTATAACGATGCCCAAGGGGTGACTGCTGCTTTTAATCTTAATATGTTGCAACATCTTAATCATCGTTTTCAAGGAAACTTTGATTTGTCATTATTTAAACATCAGGCTATTTATAACCAAATTGACAATCAAATTGAAATGTATTTGATCAGTCAGCAAACTCAATCTGTGACCTTAGAAAAACTTAATTTAACTATCGATTTAGCTGAAGGAGAGGCTATTTTAACTGAGATTTCTCGTAAATTTAATCTGGAGCAAATGGGGTCATATTTAGGCGATCGCCATTTAAAGCTAATTCAATCCTATACCGACCCTCAACAATGGTTTGGTTTATTGTTATGCCAAAAATCTAATTAACTAGATCCTCTCCACGGAAGTAGGAAGTAATCAGTAAAAGTGCTACTCATTACTCATTACTTTTTACTCATTACTCGTGAAAGATATTAACTAACAGCGAGAAACTTTGCTCCTTTATCCATTTCGCGATGCTTTCACTTCATCGCCTGCCTCCGCAAGCATTTTCCAAACACTTGGCTGAGGGTGTTGTTGAGTAATTTTTAACCAGTATTGTTGTTGTTGCATTAGAGAACTTGATTCAGTTTTAGAAACTAATATCGTCATTCCCCCAGTCAATTTTGACTGTTGATAGTTTATTTCTGGCTCTAACAATCGTTGTAGCTTACAGTATAATTCTTCAAATTCAAAAGGTTGATCGAGTACATCATTGGCACCTGCTACCAAAATTTGAAACTTAGAAATATTGTGGGAAATACACAAACAGATCAACGGAACATCATATAGAACTGAGTCTTGACGAAAGCCTTGAATAATTTCTAAAGAGTTTTTTACACTTGGGGCGATACTTAAGATTACTAACTGAGGCTTGACGATCTGACAGTGAATTTCAAATGCTAAAGCTTCAACATAGTTAAATCTAACAACTTCATGACCCCAATTTTCTAGGAGCAATTGAAGTAGCCAAAGGCTTTCAGAAGGATGCTCGATAAGCCATATAAGTTGGCGGGATCGACTAACAGTTAAAGACATTTATATTAGAGGCTTAAATAACGGTTTATAATCATTGCCTTGATTTTATCTGTTTGAGTATATATACCCCAGAGTAAAACTACTTAAATGGGGTGTAGCAAAATTAAAAGCGATTGGCTTTGCCACTGCCCGAAGGGCAATCGCCATATTGCTTTTCCTGCCAATGCTATTCCTCATCAAACTACGAACGAATGCGAACCAAGCGAATTACAGTCCGTTGATTGAGAGAAGATTCAGGGCTGACTCCTGGTAAAGGTTGGGAAGAACCCAATCCTTCAGAGACAAAATTATGGGGAAGGCTTTTACTTTTTAGATAATTCTGAACCACTTGAGCTCTTTGCTGGGAAAGGGTTTTATTTAGGGCAGCACTACCAGTACGGCTGGTATGACCTTGAACTTTAACAGCAATATTGGCAGCACTAAATTCATCAATTTCAGCAACCAATTGATCTAGGGTCTGTTTGCCTGAAGCAGTCAACTGTGCTGAACCAGTTTGGAATTGAACCTCTCCACGAACTTTTAGATTACCGATTGGGGCGGCTTGTTGAACTTGGGAAGAAGAAATTTGTTTTGTGGAACTATCTGATTTTCCCTTGAGCAGGGAGGCTAGTTCGGGGTTATCTGCTGCAATTGAATCAATGATAGTTGCTGTTTGTTCAGCTATGGGGGCAAGATACTGAGAATCATATAAAGCTTGGGGATTATCAGGGATGTTGTTAATACGTCCCGATAGGGTAAGAATTCCGGAGATCGCCTTAATTCTCTTTTCAAGGGTTCCATTATTCATCCAGTCTTGAGCTTCGACTGAGGTAAAAAACTTAATGCCATCTTTAATGGTTTGAGCTTCGGAGATGTTTAAATTGCCATCAGTAGCAATTTGCCTTACTAGCAGTCCTTTATCTTGTAAGGAGCTATCCAGTCGCCGATAATATGCTTCGACAAAATGTTTAACTACCTCTGGATGAGTTTGTAGTATGCGATCGCGCGCAACTGCTACGTCAACAATTGTTTTAGGAGCGTCACTGCTGCTAATTACTACGGTATTTCCTTGTTGTTTAGCTTCTGTGACATAGGGTTCCCATAATACCGCTAAGGCGATCTCTTTATCCTTCTGCATTTGTGACCAAGCAACACTGGCATCTTCGACTTTAACAATGTCTAAATCAGCAAGATTAAAGTTATCAAATTTGGTATCTAAAACGGTTGCTAAAAATTCACTGGGAGTATCGCCAGCATAGACTATTTTTAGCCTTTTTCCTTTGCCAGCTTGTTCTTGGATTAACTTTTCTAAATCGATTAGAGACTTTAGTTGCGGGTAATATTGACTATTGAGAACTACAGCATCAGCACCGACAGTGCGATCAAGTAGGGCAACAATTGTCCCCTTAGGTTGATGGATTAAATATTGATCTAAGGAGGTAACAATTAGATCGGCTTTTCCTTGATTAAGAGCTGATGTTCGTGCTTTTTGATCGAATTCATCAGCATACTTTAGTTCAATTCCTCGTTCTAGTAGAGAACCCTGAAAAGCACTACTTCGTAAAGTTGAATAACCGCTAAATGTATCACCTAAAGTGTTTAAAGTTGTTTTAGATTGGGGATTGGTTGTAGATGTGCGATCGCCTAAAGTTGTTTGATTGTCAAGAATTCCTAATTTATGGGCAAGCCATGCTCCTCCGAGGAGAAGAGAACCTGTAACTACAAAGGTTGTACCTAAGACGAGGATTTCTCGGTTTTTGTGTGTGGGCATGATTATTTTGTTAATTAAATCAGTTAGTTGCTCCAACCGATTTCCTTCGCGCCCTTGCCATTCAGTTTGGCTTGCCCAGCTTGGAGCTTTCAACCATTCTAACTAGAATTACTATAGTAGTTGCAATAGTTCCAAGCGATCTTGTTGGTATCTTTAAATTGTTAGCTATTGACTTTATACTTCTGGTCTAACAACCACTTCAGTTAATAACAAATCGCTTTTCAATCATTGCTTTTCGCCTCTAACTTAGCTAGCCGACTGGTAAGGTCTTGGTTAGCTTGCTTAAGGCGATCAAGTTCTTGTCGCAACTCTTTGACGGCTTTATCCGATCCCAAGTTTTTTTGGACTTTAGTTACAGCTTCCTCTGCACGGCGACGTACTCTACCGTCGGGAGTTTGTGCTGCCAAATCATTGAGAATGCTAATAGCCTGGGCAGTTTGCATCTGTCCTAATGCTCCAACTACTGCTACTTGGGTTAAGAAAAAAGACTCCCCAGCGATCGCTTCTAATTGTTCTAAAATTTCTCCTAATTTTTCGGGAGTTTGACCAGTGGAAACAGTTCCTAAACACCTTATAGCTGCTAGCCTTAAAGCCTGAGGAATACCGGGCTTAGTATATTCGAGGATCATATCAACTGCATCAGGAGAGGTTTTCATTTTACTCAACCCTGCGATCGCACCACTGCGGACTACTTCATTCCAGCCAGCCCGTTGTTCCAAAATAGTTTTGAGTAAAGCGATCGCCTCTGGTTGTTTCGCTTTTAGATTTCCTGCAACCATTCCTCCTAAACTCCGAGCAGCAGTAGCTTCGGCGTAGTAACTAGGATCTCCCTGATTTAGACAGTCTGCAATTATGTCAAAACTGACAGCAGTTTTAAAGTTGCTTAAGGCATCAATCACAGCTCGGCGTACTCTGGCATCTTGATCTTTTAAACCTTTTTTTAAAGCATCCACAGCTTGGTTAAGTTTGATTTTGCCCAGTTTTTTGGCTACTTCTACCCGAACTCCCCAGAATGAATCATTGACTAAAGATTCAGATAGGGCTTTGACTGCTTCTAATCCGCCTTTCTTGGACAACGCCGCCGCCGCATAAATCCGAGAAATGGGATCGGGGTCGTATTTGAGCTGATTTTTTAACTCAGCCACAGAATACTTAAGAGTAACGGTTTTCAGAAAACTATTACCAACATCAAAACTAACAAAATCAGGTTTGTTTTCTAGAGGGAAGTAAAAGCTTTGTTCTGCTTGATGAATACGTAGAGGAAATGTTTTGAGTTTGGTATCAGAATTATCTTTAGAGATATAGCCAAAGGCTACAGGTAGTTTCAAATCAAACAAATCTTTGCTGTCACTATCTTTTTTTGCTTGTTTTTGAGTAACAGTTAATTTCGCCAGATTACTATCCCCATCCCAGGAATAAGCCACTTGATAATCGGGATGACCACCACGAAAAACATACTGATCGAACAAAAACATCAAATTATAACCAGTAGCTTTATC
This genomic window contains:
- a CDS encoding OmpA family protein, producing MKAPSWASQTEWQGREGNRLEQLTDLINKIIMPTHKNREILVLGTTFVVTGSLLLGGAWLAHKLGILDNQTTLGDRTSTTNPQSKTTLNTLGDTFSGYSTLRSSAFQGSLLERGIELKYADEFDQKARTSALNQGKADLIVTSLDQYLIHQPKGTIVALLDRTVGADAVVLNSQYYPQLKSLIDLEKLIQEQAGKGKRLKIVYAGDTPSEFLATVLDTKFDNFNLADLDIVKVEDASVAWSQMQKDKEIALAVLWEPYVTEAKQQGNTVVISSSDAPKTIVDVAVARDRILQTHPEVVKHFVEAYYRRLDSSLQDKGLLVRQIATDGNLNISEAQTIKDGIKFFTSVEAQDWMNNGTLEKRIKAISGILTLSGRINNIPDNPQALYDSQYLAPIAEQTATIIDSIAADNPELASLLKGKSDSSTKQISSSQVQQAAPIGNLKVRGEVQFQTGSAQLTASGKQTLDQLVAEIDEFSAANIAVKVQGHTSRTGSAALNKTLSQQRAQVVQNYLKSKSLPHNFVSEGLGSSQPLPGVSPESSLNQRTVIRLVRIRS